The Acinetobacter defluvii genome includes a region encoding these proteins:
- a CDS encoding glutathione S-transferase family protein, with protein sequence MKLYTNVQSRGNTILPLLIELGIEPEVELVQIDYAYMQEAEYLKINPMGKVPCLIDDDSVISETPAIFAYLADKYIDRGFAPALDDPKRGEYLKWLFFCHGPLTELMDIKSLNVSTEQIEARRRSLSMGTEQAVYDFIKQGLSQAKPYLLGDKISAADLYLAYWLVFAISFKIIPYLDEFKPFIQLIQQRDSVKDVQWFQAV encoded by the coding sequence ATGAAACTCTATACAAATGTGCAATCTCGCGGCAATACCATTTTACCTTTACTGATTGAACTTGGAATTGAGCCTGAAGTTGAGTTGGTACAAATTGATTATGCGTACATGCAAGAAGCTGAATATCTGAAAATTAACCCGATGGGGAAAGTTCCATGTTTAATAGATGATGATTCAGTGATTTCTGAGACACCTGCTATTTTTGCTTATTTGGCAGATAAGTATATTGATCGGGGTTTTGCCCCTGCTTTAGATGATCCGAAGCGGGGTGAATATTTAAAATGGTTATTTTTTTGTCATGGTCCACTCACCGAGTTGATGGACATTAAAAGTTTAAATGTTTCAACTGAGCAAATTGAAGCTCGTCGTCGTAGTTTAAGCATGGGAACAGAGCAAGCAGTTTATGATTTTATCAAACAAGGTTTGAGTCAAGCGAAACCGTATTTACTGGGTGATAAAATTTCTGCTGCTGATTTATATTTAGCATATTGGTTGGTATTTGCGATTTCTTTTAAAATTATTCCCTATTTAGATGAATTTAAGCCATTTATTCAGCTAATTCAGCAGCGTGATTCGGTCAAAGATGTACAATGGTTTCAAGCTGTATAA